GAAACCAACCGTGTTTTTTGCAAAACATTTATTGAAAACGGACTGAAAGACCCAATCAATGGAGAGTTTGGAAAGTTTGGTTTTTTTGTTTCGCAAAACCACGCTGCAAAAAATTGGCTCAATTGCTCAATGAATATGCACACCAATATTTCTGGCAAGTATCAAAGCGACTTTGCAGTTCAAGTAACTTCCAATGTGCAAAACAGTCAGCAAATGACTGTTGATTTTAGCAACGATAAATTACTAGGCTTTAGCAATTTTGCCAAAGACAAAGAAATTTTAGAATCTGCAAAACAAGTAAGGCAAGAGTTTGTGTAACCGTTGGAATGATGACAACTGGTTGGGATTGCCCAAATATTTTGAACCTTGGTTTTAATGAGACCAATTTTTTCTCCAACAGAATTTATTCAGATAAAAGGACGAGGAACTCATATTCAAATTTGAACACAAGTTCAAAATGACTTAGGCGAAGAAGAATCTGTTTCGATTGACAAAACAGCCTTTAAACTCTTTGACTTCTTTGCTACTTGCGAATACTTTGAAGAAAATATCAGTACGACCAAGTATTGAAATTGCCTGTAAACTTTGACAAAGGCGATGATATGCCGATGGTGGACAACAACACCCATTAAACCCAAAAGAGAAGGTTACGAATACAAAGAGGACGACAGAATCCATTCTTTCCACGAGCAGCAAAGTTGACTTTACAGGAATGAAAAGTTGACCGAATGTTTTTCAGTTTGAAGAAAAGGAAAACTGATGATGAAATAACACAACTGATGGAGGCAGGTGATGTGGAAGTAGCTGCAAGAGCCAAAGAAAAAATATGACAACAAACCTGAAGAATATTTTGACTTAGAAAAATTACCCAAGTCATTAAAAATTGACCGGTAAATTGGTTGGCGTGAATTGTTTGGAACTCATTTATTTCGGTAATCAAATAAAGGCAAAGACGATTTGTTAAGTGATGAATTTGAAAATTCATTAGCACCAACAACGTTTCCAACATCCAAGATTGCAAGGCTTACGCTATTTCTTTTGCGTGCATATATCACTGACCCAAGTGTGAGAAACATTATAGACCAACAAGATTTTACAGAATTATATCACAACCCAAGTTTTAATGTAGAAGACTTTAACCGTGTGGACGATGAAATGAAAAGCAAATTGCCTTACTACATTAAAACCTACGTTCCATTAAATAAATTTTTATCTGCCTAAGAAATGTTAGACGCAACTACAAAGAAGAATATTGACGATTGCCGTGATGTGTTGGTAGGTAAAGTGCCCGACCCGAAAAGCCAGATTGAGCAAATTACATTGGCTCTATCTATAAGTTTATGGACGATATGGATAAAAGCCGTTGAAGTTTAAAAGGCAAAGCAAAAAATTCTTTTCAGGCGAATATGCCAAATACGGTTGAGAAAATTATTTGACCCTTCGTTAAGCGGAATTGATATGCTTTTCGCTTATAGCGAAGCATTGGAAAAATTAAATACCAATCCCAACATTCCCGAACTGTTCCGTAACATTTTAAAAATGCTTATTTGCCTTACCGCGAACCAAGCACTTTAAAACTGTTTTAAAATACATTAACGAATTTGAATACAGCCACAGCGAGAAACTGGGTGATGCTTTTGAATACTTGTTGAGTGTAATGGGAAGCCAAAGGCGATGCAAGGGCAGTTTAGGACACCCCGACACATTATTGATTTTGTAACGGCTTGTGTAAACCCACAGAAAAACGAAACTGTACTTGACCCAGCTTGTGGAACAGCAGGTTTCTTATTGAGTGCCTACAAACACATATTAAATCAAAACACCGACAAACGCCAAGGCGATAAACTAAACCAGACGATAGAAAAACTCGCAACCAATTTTGTGGGTTACGACATAAGCCCCGATATGGTGCGGTTGAGTTTAGCAAATATGTATTTACACGGTTTTGCAACGCCACTTATCCACGAGTACGACAGTTTGAGTAGTGAAGACCGTTGGCAAGAAACCTTTGATGTATATTGGCTAATCCGCCATTTATGACACCGAAAGGCGGCATACGACCACACAAGAGATTTAGTGTAAGTGCAAAAAAAAGCGAAGTGTTATTTGTGGATTATATTGTTGAACATCTAAATACAAACGGTCGTGCAGGAATAATTGTGCCCGAAGGAATAATTTTTCAAAATGGTAGTGCTTATTCCAATTTAAGGAAAATAATGTTAGACAACAATCTTGTGGAGTTGTAAGCTTGCCAGTTGGTGTCTTTAATCCTTATACAAGAACAACCAAAACAAGCATTTTAATTTTTGACAAACAAATTAGGAACAACATTAATGGAGTTTTCTTTCTTAAAATAAGTAATGATGGCTTTGAGCTTGGTTCTGAACGCAAACCTATAGATTAAAATGACCACCTAATGCACTCCGATATAATTAATAAACTGCGTAAAACAAAACCAAAATGAAGTTCGCAATTCCGAATTGTCATTTACTATTCTCTCAAAAGAGCAAATACTAGAAAGACCAGGCTATAATCTTGCAATACTTAATGATGTAGAAGAAGCAGAAGATGAGAATTATGATAATATTGAAATTGGTAAAATACTTTAGCCGATTAAAAAATCAGTAAAGTTGGATGATTCAGTAATTTATAAACAGATTACTGTAAAAATGAATGGTAAAGGTGTAATTCTTAGGCAAGAAATAATTGGTTCTAAAATCAAAACTAAAAGCCAATTTCTTGCATCAAAAGGCAACTTCATTATGTCAAAAATTGATGCGAGAAATGGGGCATTTGGAATTGTTCCTGCTGAATTGAACGGTGCTATTGTAACTCAAGACTTTCCACTTTTTAAAGTGAATTCGGAGGTTATGTTACCTCAATTTTTAAACATCGTTATACAGTCCCCACAGTTTATAAAGATTTGCCAAACAACGAGTGTAGGCACTTCCAATAGAAGAAGATTGAAGGTTGACAAATTCTTAAAATCACGAATTCCACTTCCGAATATCGAAGAACAATCTAAATTTCTTGAGAGAATAAATGCAATTAATCAAAATTGATGACTTGAAAGGAAATAGGCATATTGAA
This genomic stretch from Bacteroidota bacterium harbors:
- a CDS encoding restriction endonuclease subunit S produces the protein MDDSVIYKQITVKMNGKGVILRQEIIGSKIKTKSQFLASKGNFIMSKIDARNGAFGIVPAELNGAIVTQDFPLFKVNSEVMLPQFLNIVIQSPQFIKICQTTSVGTSNRRRLKVDKFLKSRIPLPNIEEQSKFLERINAINQN